The Palaemon carinicauda isolate YSFRI2023 chromosome 37, ASM3689809v2, whole genome shotgun sequence genome contains a region encoding:
- the LOC137629683 gene encoding uncharacterized protein isoform X1, whose amino-acid sequence MADSDSKWLRKATDLERMFEIGHQLQMYLTHYTLDLASAKPIEEDFLRRALTHLYRKVPVLRVCLRERNSELWLREMDACNIDLQVIKEGNLSEERHKLTKYEYNSKDGPLWCVRLITFKASTPVNEKFPFDYALVFGAHHSIADGTTYIKICNLLCNIMNDLMGGLAIDDDQQMGELKGEEELLSLYEQEMARLRENETLRQEIKRELQEGSEVRPLIRHICKIPGDLSTSTQDVSTIIDQNISKQFHRKAKSMGVSLHSALTSLINFTLVELLQEQGIIQDRYNIRAGHVIDIRRYYTRDSSRALGVHGPLFRYKAPFWVPKNMLPVFWETAKEFHKKLHSDISTRKVLTVTAYRLMTEDINQNFKDIFREDGEPNYYYTITNMGNLAGTLSEGGQYVSTQKLTRFCSLRSGSSFMIIFFHTFRDLLNINIAYSTRFLTYEFVHRLLELISVHMKSTSDQCLLDSCEGEI is encoded by the exons ATGGCCGACAGTGATTCAAAGTGGTTGCGCAAAGCCACAGACCTGGAGCGCATGTTTGAAATAGGGCATCAGCTGCAGATGTATTTGACCCATTATACCCTCGACCTTGCTTCTGCCAAACCCATAGAGGAGGATTTCTTGAGGAGAGCTTTAACGCACTTGTATCG GAAAGTTCCAGTTCTCAGAGTGTGCCTTCGCGAAAGAAACTCGGAGCTATGGCTGCGAGAAATGGACGCATGCAACATTGATCTACAG GTAATTAAAGAAGGGAATTTATCAGAGGAAAGACATAAACTCACTAAATACGAATATAACTCCAAGGATGGTCCTTTGTGGTGTGTTCGACTTATAACATTCAAAGCATCAACACCAGTGAATGAGAAATTCCCATTTGATTATGCCCTTGTATTTGGGGCGCATCATTCCATAGCCGATGGAACAACCTATATAAAGATCTGCAACTTACTTTGCAATATCATGAACGACCTCATGGGAGGCCTGGCTATAGACGATGACCAACAAATGGGTGAACTCAAAGGTGAGGAGGAACTACTTTCTCTCTATGAGCAAGAGATGGCAAGACTCAGAGAGAACGAAACCTTGCGTCAAGAAATCAAGAGAGAGCTGCAAGAAGGGTCAGAAGTACGACCACTTATCCGTCATATTTGCAAAATTCCTGGAGATTTATCCACTTCGACGCAAGATGTATCTACCATCATTGATCAAAATATATCTAAACAATTTCATAGAAAAGCCAAGTCTATGGGAGTGAGTCTACATTCTGCTCTCACTAGTTTGATAAATTTCACTCTGGTGGAGCTCTTACAAGAACAAGGTATTATCCAAGATAGGTATAACATTAGGGCTGGACATGTCATCGATATTCGGAGATATTACACACGTGATTCCTCCAGAGCACTTGGTGTCCATGGCCCCTTATTTCGATACAAGGCGCCATTTTGGGTTCCAAAAAATATGCTCCCAGTGTTCTGGGAAACTGCAAAGGAGTTCCATAAGAAACTACACTCTGACATCAGCACTCGAAAAGTTTTAACAGTAACAGCTTATCGACTGATGACTGAAGATATCAATCAGAATTTCAAAGATATTTTCAGAGAAGATGGAGAGCCAAATTACTACTACACTATTACAAATATGGGAAACTTGGCTGGAACATTATCGGAGGGAGGACAGTATGTCTCTACACAGAAGCTCACTAGGTTCTGTTCTCTAAGAAGCGGGAGTTCTTTcatgattatattttttcatacttttagGGACCTTTTGAATATCAACATAGCCTACTCAACACGATTCTTGACCTATGAATTTGTTCATAGGCTTCTTGAACTCATTTCTGTGCATATGAAGTCCACCTCTGACCAGTGTTTATTAGATTCTTGTGAAGGAGAAATATGA
- the LOC137629683 gene encoding uncharacterized protein isoform X2 — MADSDSKWLRKATDLERMFEIGHQLQMYLTHYTLDLASAKPIEEDFLRRALTHLYRKVPVLRVCLRERNSELWLREMDACNIDLQVITNGNLEEELEKVTLHTYDSENGPLWHVRLLLLERKSGDFPNNYALIFGIHHSLSDGTTNVKICNLLCHILNNLMGGQPIDDEQQLGEHIGDEEVLPLYEQEMAKLKENPQLGRDIQKELEDGLKVRPLIHHICEIPPDTPVTSRKISIVIDSDMTSRFHRKAKSEGVGLHASITSLINLSLVKLLQEYGITQDEYNIRAGHDIDIRRYYSGNASRVIGVQGPLFGYRSPFLVPKDMLPVFWNVAKEFHQKLHKDINSKRVLTTTAYRIMMEDTNRNLQELFKSDGDPNYYYTISNMGDIAGILTEGGQYVSVEKLTRFCSLRSRGSFMVIFIHTFRNQLNLTFAYSTRFLHRDFVHSLQELFRSYMISVCEI; from the exons ATGGCCGACAGTGATTCAAAGTGGTTGCGCAAAGCCACAGACCTGGAGCGCATGTTTGAAATAGGGCATCAGCTGCAGATGTATTTGACCCATTATACCCTCGACCTTGCTTCTGCCAAACCCATAGAGGAGGATTTCTTGAGGAGAGCTTTAACGCACTTGTATCG GAAAGTTCCAGTTCTCAGAGTGTGCCTTCGCGAAAGAAACTCGGAGCTATGGCTGCGAGAAATGGACGCATGCAACATTGATCTACAG GTCATCACGAATGGAAACCTCGAGGAGGAGTTAGAAAAAGTTACTCTTCATACATACGACAGTGAAAATGGACCTCTTTGGCATGTCAGACTATTATTGCTGGAGAGGAAATCAGGTGATTTCCCCAACAACTATGCGTTAATCTTTGGTATTCATCATTCACTCTCAGATGGAACAACGAACGTCAAGATTTGTAATTTACTCTGTCATATATTGAACAACCTTATGGGTGGTCAGCCTATCGATGATGAACAGCAGTTGGGTGAACATATAGGTGACGAGGAGGTACTTCCATTGTATGAACAGGAAATGGCAAAGCTAAAAGAGAATCCACAGTTAGGTAGGGATATACAAAAAGAGTTAGAAGACGGATTAAAAGTACGTCCTCTGATCCACCATATTTGTGAGATTCCACCAGACACTCCTGTCACTTCTCGGAAGATCTCCATTGTCATCGACTCAGACATGACGTCTAGATTTCACAGGAAGGCAAAGTCAGAGGGCGTTGGCCTCCACGCCTCTATCACTTCTCTCATCAATCTTAGCCTCGTGAAGCTCCTGCAAgagtatggcattacccaagacgaaTACAACATCAGAGCAGGGCATGATATTGACATTAGGAGGTACTACTCGGGTAATGCATCTAGAGTCATTGGTGTCCAAGGGCCACTGTTTGGATACAGGAGTCCTTTTCTGGTTCCGAAAGACATGCTTCCAGTATTTTGGAATGTCGCAAAAGAATTCCACCAGAAACTTCACAAAGATATTAATTCCAAAAGAGTTTTAACAACAACAGCATACAGAATCATGATGGAGGACACTAACCGTAACTTACAAGAATTATTTAAATCAGATGGGGATCCAAATTACTACTACACAATATCCAACATGGGCGACATTGCCGGCATTCTAACAGAAGGGGGCCAATATGTTTCGGTGGAAAAACTCACCAGGTTCTGTTCTTTACGGAGTAGAGGGTCGTTTATGGTTATATTCATCCACACGTTTAGAAATCAGCTGAATCTTACTTTCGCTTATTCAACCCGATTCCTTCACAGAGATTTTGTTCATAGTCTTCAAGAACTATTTCGCTCTTACATGATATCAGTTTGTGAAATCTAA